Below is a genomic region from Miniphocaeibacter halophilus.
ATGTCCGATAATTTAGAGATGGACTCTTGGAAGGTTAAGGTTATTAATTCTAATTTATCCTTAGATATATCTTCACTAATAAAACCTGCCTTTACTAAATATGGTTTTACTTTTTCTGCTAATTCCGGTATTTCCATAGCTCTTATATAGTGACCATTTACCCAGTCCAGTTTTTCCTTATCGAAAACTCCACCGGATTTTGATACTCTATCAAAAGAGAATTGTTTAATTAATTCATCTAAACTTAAAATTTCTTCATTTGTTTCCGGTGACCAACCTACTAAGGCCAAATAATTTATTAAGCCTTCAGGTAAATATCCCATTTCTCTAAAATCTCCAACTGATACATCTCCAGTTCTTTTAGATAGTTTTTTACCGGATTTACTTAACACTGTTGGTAAATGAACATATTCCGGTGCTTCCCATCCAAAGGCTTCATATAGGTAGACATGTTTTGGAGTTGAAGGAAGCCATTCGTCCCCTCTTACTACATGGGTTATTCCCATTTCATGGTCATCTACTACTACTGCAAAATGGTAGGTTGGAAATCCGTCTGATTTTATTAAAACTTGGTCATCCATGTCGTTAGTATTAATTGTTACATTACCTTTTATTGCATCATGGAAGGTAATATCTTTATTAGCCGGAAGTTTCATTCTAATTACATGAGACTCTCCTGCAGCAACTCGTTTTTTAGCTTCTTCTAGTGATATGCCTCTGCAAAGTCCATCGTATCTCGGAACTTTTCCATCGGCTTTTTGCTGTTCTCTTAATTTATCTAATCTTTCTTGAGTACAAAAACAATAATAAGCTTTGTCTTCTTCTAATAGCTTATCAATATATTTATTATAAATACCTTTTTCAACTCTTTCAGATTGTATATATGGTTTACAATCACCTTTACTTACAGGTTTACCTTCTTCATCTAGAACAACACCTTCATCTACAGTTATGCCTGCCCAAGAAAGTTCATGGAGTAAATTTTCAATTGCTCCTTCTACATATCTTGTTCTGTCTGTATCTTCTATTCTTAATAAAAATTTCCCACCATTTTGTTTTGCATATAAAAAATTATATAAAGCAGTTCTTAAACCGCCAATATGCAAATATCCTGTTGGACTAGGTGCAAAACGTAATCTTACATCGCTCATAATTTTCTCCTTTAAAAATAATCATATAATAATAGTTTATCGGTTAATAAGCATTTTTGCAATAAATTACCATTATAAAATCTTAATATTATTGTATATTTTGCACAAATGATTACATGATAAAATATTATATAGTATATAATATAAATATTGTATAGTTTGTTAACTGATTAATCAATAAAAGTGAGGTATGTTATGCAATTTATAGGAATTATTTTAGTTCTAATTGGAGTATTCTCCATTTTAGGTATATTTACAGATATTAATATGTGGTATGGCCTATACGATTTTTGGCCAATATTATTAATTGTTTATGGAATTTATAGAATTATTAAAAAACAAAAGTCCACAGTTACCTCCTATTTATTAATAGGACTTGGAGTATTATTCCAGCTCGATAATTTACATCTTTTAACTCCAAAATTATCTACTTTAATTTGGGCTGCTACTTTAATACTAATTGGTGTTATTTTAATATTTCCTAGTAAATCAAGAAAAAACAAAAATAATGCCGGAAATAATTATGAAAAAAACTCAAAATATAATTCTTCAAATAAATATTATTATGAAACTTCCGATTATTATGATGATATAAATAAAAACAAAAATAAGAACTATAATTCTAAGGAAAACAAGAAAAATTATGAAAATAAAAGTTATTCCTATTCCAATTATAGCTATGGAAATAATCATGGAAACGACACTACCTATGATTATAGGGAGAGTAATTCTCAAGTATATGAAGATGAATTTACTGAAATAGAAAGTAATCTAATTGACTTGTCCTATACCTTTGGAAAAAATAACATAAAAATTTTAAGTCCTTCCTTTTCAGGTGGAGATATTTCTACAACTTTCGGTGAAACAATTTTGAATTTACAAGAAGTTTACCCTGCATCACAAATTATTGAACTTTATTGTAATGTATATGTTGGAAATTTAGAGTTAATAATACCAGAGGATTGGTCCTATGTTATTATTGGAAAAACCCATGAAGAATACAAAAGCAACAATGAAAAATGTACTTTAAGAATTTTTTATAAAAATATTCTAGGTGAATTAATAATTAATCAATAATCTAAAAAGAAGCTTGAAAATTACACAAGCTTCTTTTATTTTATCAATGCTTATTTTTTGAAAAATTCAGCCAGTTCCTTATTTGCTTCCTCTAATCTCTTTACTATACTTCTTCTTTTAGGTGCAGAATCCGTAGCTTTTGATGTTGCAATAACACCATCTATAGTGTTAATAAATTCTTCATATGGCAAACTCAATCCCATATCCTCTTCCTTCCAGGAACACAACATTCTAGTACTAGGACAGAGGGCAGAAATATTCATTGAGCCGGTTAAGTAGGGAGTAACTGTCAATTCTGAACAAACTGCCTGCATTGCACCATAATCTATTTCCGGTTTAATACCTGTATTATATACATATCCCTGAGTTAATCTCATAATAACATATGGTCTATCAATTATAAGTACTATATCCGGTACTAGGTCTTTAAACTTAACTAAAGGTCCTGTAACTACTCCGTAAGTAGTTCCCATGTCATTATGCAAACTTTTAATACTTTTTCTCATTCTCTTTGCTGAAGGAGCTGTAGCATAAAGGTCATAGGAAAAATATTCTGACCCATTTTCTATATGAGCATTACTTGGCTCTAAGGCCAATGCTGTCGTTCCACCATCACACATATGATGTTTTAACCTAGATTTTTTTATTATTCCATTACCTGCATCTCTTATCATCTGACAATATGAGTATTTTCTTTCAGGTTCATCTATCTTATAACTATCATAAACTTCTTTATCATATACAATTTTAACTCCAATTATCTTCCTTTGTAATTCTAAAACCCCTTCTGCAATATCGTTATAATCCTTAATTAAATCAAAATCATAAGGTGCACCTGGATTATCAACACTTTTTTTCTTATAAATATACGGCATCTATATCCCCCTCACACTTAAATAAAAACTAAAATTCTATCTTTCTAAAAATTTACTCTATCATAATTGTTTTTATTTATCAATTATTGTTATATTTTATTTATATCTTAAATAAATGTGAGTTGCAATAACAATTGTAAACTAGCAAAAATTATTTAATCCGTATAAAATTTTTCAGTAGTTCTTAAGATTTACACAAAATATAATTTTATCATGAGTTTTTTATTATGTTTGTATTAATTTAAAACTCCAACTATATTTTGACATCCCAACCCCTCTTTTAATCTAGAAATTCAGTTCATTTCTTAAGTCTTTGTTTTATTTATATTCCTTCAAATTTCATATTTCTAGCAACTGTAATTTCCTCTACTAAATTATTGTAAAAACATTCAGAATGCTTTTTATTAATTTCTGCAATTTCTCTTGCTTCTTCAGTATAAAATAAGTTGTAAACTTTTTTTAATTTATTATTATATTCTCTAAAAAAAGAACTGGGATCTTCTTTTTTTCCAGTATGTATCATATTGTTTTCATTAACTGTATAAATAGGAATATTTACATAACCTTGGTATAGAAAGGTCCTTGCAATGCCTATAACTCCTGTTACATCTAATTTATCCGCATCAAAGATTATTTTAGCCTCTATTGTAACAGGTTTATTTTTTGTTCTGTATCTATGAGATACTATGCATTCCTTTACATGTTGACAGTCTCTTTCATTCCATCCTATTTTCTTTAAAAAAGCATAAGCAATTTCTCCACCTTCTTTTGCATGACATTTTTCAGGATTTTTAAACTGAACTTTTCTTCCTATGTCGTGTAGTAAAGCAGATGCAATTACAATTCTCTTATCAGCATTTTGATACTTACTAGCAATTATTTTAGAATAATTTAAAACTCTATAAACATGTTCAATATCATGGGCGGAATCATCCATGAATTTTAACATAAATTCCTCTATAGTTTTTTCTTCTTCCCTTACCATTTTACCTCCTAATATATCCATATTAGATTAATTTATACCTCAAGTATTTGATATAGTAATAACCATAGTAAAATCACTATTGGTTATATTTGTTATTCTCTCTAATAAATCATATATTTTACTTGTTTCACCTTTTAACACTGTGGACATATCTCCAATATTGTAATCTAAATCGGATTCTACCACTAATTCCAGTACCTTTTCCACTTCCGTATTTACCTTATCTTTTCCTAAGGGATAAAAACTAAGTTGACATGATATTAATTTTTCTTCTTGAATTTCACACATACAAATCCACCTATTTTTCCTTTTTCTTTTTCAATAAGCTCATTTTTAAAATTAAATTCATCTTCTCTAGCTGTTGGTGAAATATATAGGCACTCCTCTTTTTTAACAAAGCTATTTTTATCCAACCTTTTTATGTCTTCTCCTGTCTTAAACCTTGCTTTTTCATAAGCTGTTTCATTAAAAACATTACTACTATAGAATTTTTCCCATTCTCCACCTTTTTGAATAGTCCCTATTACTATTGCTCCATTATTTTTTGTAACCCTTTTAATTTCATTATAAGCTTTTCTAGGCTCATAAATAAATTCAAAAGCTGTCATAGATATAGCTGCATCAAAATAAATATCTGAAAAATCTATATTATAACTACTCATATTATAAAATTCAACGCTTTCACCCTTGTATTTACTTTTCGCCTTATCTAACATCTTTTTAGATATATCTATTCCTACTACTTTACAACCTAAATTTGCCAATTTATAACTAATATTTCCAGTCCCACAACCTATATCTAAAATTTTCATTCCCGGTTTAGGATTTAAGCAATTAAATAACAGGTCGGTTTCTATTTGGTCTACAAATTTACCTATCTTTGTAGTGTACCATTCATCATACCCTTCATAAAATTCATCAAAAATAATTTTCCCCATTTTTCTCCTCTTCATTTTTAAATTTAAAATCACCTTACTGTTTTAATATATATTTAATCTCAATTTCAAATTTATATCATTATTAACTCTTATTCAATTAATATTATTATACTGTATCTTGACTAATTTATAGCTAATAGTATAATTAAAGATATGGTTCTTTTTAGAACTAATTTGAGGTGTATTATGGATAAAGATTTTAATATGTTAGTAAATTTTAGACAAATAATAAAATTTTTTGAATTTAGTCTACAAGATATAAGAAAAAAATATAATTTAACGAAAATAGAAATGGATATTATAAGTTTTTTATTTAATAATCCAAGTTATGATACTGCATCTGATATTGTAGAGTTACGTATGCTACAAAAGGGAAATGTTTCCCAAGCTGTGGACCTCTTAATAAAAAAAGAACTTTTGATAAAAAAAACAGATGCTTTAGATAAAAGAAAAATCCATTTAATTTTAACTGAAAATTCAAATAATATAACTGAGGAAATTTCCAATGCTAAATTAAAGTTTAAACAACAGATTTTTAAAGATTTTACAACTGAAGAATTAGACACCTACAATTACTTAAATAATAAAATTGTTAATAATGTAAAAACAGAACTGGGAAAGGATGAATAAAATGAATGAAGACAGAGATTTTTTAGGTACTGAACCTCTTGGAAAGCTACTACGAAAACTAGCTATTCCAACAGTTGTCGCCCAAATAATCAATATGCTATACAATTTAGTAGACCGAATGTACATAGGTCATATTCCGGAGGAAGGCCATCTCGCTTTAACAGGTCTTGGTGTATGTATGCCTATTATAATGATAGTTTCAGCCTTTGCTGCTTTAGTTAGTAACGGTGGTGCTCCAAGGGCATCTATTTTTATGGGAAAGGGCGATAGTGAATCGGCAGAAAAAACATTAGGCAATTCCTTCTTTTTACAAATAATAGTTTCCATAGTTCTAACTATTGTATTATTAATTTGGAACAGGGATTTTCTTATGGCCTTTGGTGCTAGTGAAAACACCATTGAATACGCTGTAGATTATATGAATATATATGCCATAGGTACAATTTTTGTCCAACTTACTTTAGGAATGAATGCATTTATTACTGCCCAAGGCTTTGCAAAAATAGGAATGTATTCTGTTCTTATTGGTGCTGTAACAAATATAGTTTTAGATCCAATTTTTATATTTGCTTTTAATATGGGCGTTAAGGGAGCAGCCTTAGCTACAATAATATCCCAAGCTTTATCTTGTATATGGGTGGTGTCCTTCCTACTTGGCAAAAAGACCTTCTTGAAAATTAAACCTAAATACTTTAAACTTCAAGCTAATATAATAATACCTAGTTTAACCTTAGGTTTAGCTACATTTATTATGCAAGCAAGTGAATCTATTATATTTGTTGCCTTTAACTCATCTTTGTTGAAATACGGTGGTGATATAGCTGTAGGAGCAATGACTATTTTAACCTCTGTAATGCAGTTTGCAATGTTACCTTTACAAGGTTTAGGACAAGGGGCTCAACCTATAATTTCCTATAATTATGGAGCAAAGAACAAGGAAAGAGTTTTAGGTGGTTTTAAATTACTTTTAAAATACAGTTTAATATATTCCTTATCCCTATGGGCTTTTGTAATGATATTCCCAAAATTATTTGCCAGCATGTTTACAAATAATATTGAACTAATTAACTATACTAAAACTGCCTTACGTATTTATTTAGCAGTGCTTTTCATATTTGGAATTCAAATAGCATGCCAAATGACCTTTACTTCCCTAGGAAATGCTAAAGAGTCAATAATGGTTGCAATTACTAGAAAATTTGTATTATTAATTCCTTTTATATATATAATGCCTAGAGTCTTTACATCTAATAAGGCTTTTGCAGTATATGCAGCAGAACCGGTTGCAGATATTTTAGCTGTTACCTTTACAGTATTACTCTTTAGAAAACAATTTAAAAAAGCCTTGGATAAAATATAATTATATTCGGTTATATAAATGAATTTAAAAAAGACGATAGTTTAAAAACCATCGTCTTTTTTAAATTCATTTATATATTTTTCACTGGAACGATTCATTTCCTCTGAAAATTTAGAATTATATTTTCTTTTACAAAATTTTCCTATCCAATTTTCAAAAGTATTATTTCCTATATTATGTCTAACTAAATCTACCAGCTCTTCATCTTTTAATTCCTTATAATTATTTTCATGAACTATTGTTTTAATACTAGGTCTTTTTGGTTTATTTCTTACTTTTTGATTTTCTGTAGGATAACCATATACTGCCATTGTAATTGGAAGGACGTTTTTCGGTAGTTTTAAAAGTGCCTTTACCTTCTCGTAATTTTCCAGTATATCTCCTATATAACAAGAGCCAATTCCAAAACTCTCTGCTGCCACTACGGTATTTTGTGCTGCTATTACCGTATCTGAAATTGAAAGAAGCATATCGCCAAATCCTAATTCTCTAGGTTGACAATTTCCATATTCATATAGATCATACCATTTTTTATAATCTGAACAAAAAACCAATACCAAGGAAGCTTTTGCTATAAATGGTTGATTATCACATAGAATAGCCAGTTCATCCTTTATTTTTTGATCTGTAACTTTTATTATTGAATAAAGTTGTTGATTTCCGGCTGAAGGCGCTTCGATTGCTGCTTTTAAAATTTCATTTGTTATTTCTTCTGGAATATCCTTTTCAATATATTGTCTTACAGATTTTCTGTTTTTAATTTGTCTTATTATTTCGTTCATCTATCTATAAAATGTATCTAAGTATTTTAATTCTGATGAAATTTCCTTCATTACTTCTTCTATTGCTTCTTCTGATGAAATTTCTTTATTTACCATTTCTTTTCTTGTTGAATATTCAACTATATTATCCGTTGCACCTTTTCCAACGGTTATTCTAAGAGGTATACCTATTAAATCCCTATCGTTGAATTTTACTCCAGCTCTTTCCTTTCTATCATCTAAAAGAACTTCTACTCCTTTTAAAACCAATTCTTCATATATTCTATTTCCCACTTCTATTTGTTCCTTATTTTTGCTATTAATAACAGTTACAATCACATGGTAAGGTGCAACGACCAATGGCCAAATTATACCTTTTTCATCGTGATTTTGTTCAACCACTGCTGTAACAGATCTTGTAACTCCTATTCCATAGGAACCCATATAAAAATATTTTTCTTTTCCATTCTCATCTAAATACTTTGCATCTAAACTTTTGGAATATTTAGTACCTAATTGGAAAATATTACCAACTTCTATTCCCCTTGCAGATTTTAATACAGAGCCTGTATTAGGATCAATGTCCCCTTCTTGAATCATCAATAAATCTTTTGCAATTTCTCCATTAAAATCCCTGCCGAAATTCGCATATCTATAATGATGATCCTCTTCATTTGCTCCAATAACAACATTTCGCATTTCCGTTAACCTAGAATCTATTATAACCCTTACATCCTCCGGTGTTTTTTCCGTTGGTCCTGTAAATCCTGGAGCGGAATTTAAAAGATTTACGATTTCTTCATCATTCATCATAGCAATTTCATGTTCCGGAGCTCCTAAATATGAAACTAATTTCGACATATTTAATTCCCTATCACCTGGAATAAAAACTAATACAGGTTTTCCTTCAACAATTAAATCAATTGCTTTTGCACAATGACTTTTTGGAACTTCCAAGTAATTTGCAACATCCTCTATTGTCTTACAATTAGGTGTTGTTACTTTTTCCATAGGTAAAACAGTAATATTTGAATCGTCAACAGAATAATAAACTTCTGCCTTTTCATCAGTTGCGGCAAAGTCACTATCTTCACTATAAAATATTACCCCTTCTCCAACATCTGAAAGAGCAATAAATTCATGAGAGCTATTTCCTCCCATTGCTCCTGCATCTCCTGCCACTACTTTGTAATTTAACTTTAGTCTATCGAATATAACTTCATAGGATCTCCACATATTCATATATGCTTCCTTCATAGTTTCTTCATCTGTGTCAAAGGAGTATGCATCCTTCATTAAAAATTCTCTAGCCCTATTTATTCCAAATCTAGGTCTTTTTTCATCTCTGTATTTTGTTTGAATTTGATAAATATTTAAAGGAAGTTGTTTATAACTTTTTATCTCTCCCTTAATTAAAGTTGTAAAATATTCTTCTGCCGTTGGTCCTAAACAAAATTCCCTTGAATTTCTATCATGTAACTTAAACATTTCCGGACCAAAGGTGTCCCATCTACCAGATTGGTCCCAAATTTCTCTTGGCTGTAAAGCAGACATTAATATTTCCTGAGCTCCAAAATTATCCATTTCTTCCCTAACGATATTTTCTATTTTTCTTACGACCCTATATCCTAAAGGTAGGTATGAATAAATACCGGCTGCTGATTTTCTTATCATACCGGAGCGTAATAATAATTTATGACTGGCTATTTCTGCGTCAGCCGGATCTTCCCTAAGTGTTGGCATATAAAATTTCGACATTTTCATAATAATAACCCCCTATTATTTACAATTCATTTCTATTTTCTTACTTATCTACAAATTAATATAATTTTTATAATATCTTATAGTTTAAACAGCTTCCTTTGACCTACCTACAACTTATTAGGTAAAATTGGTAGGTCATAAAAAAAGAGTCCTTCACCTAACAGAAGGCGAAAGACTACGCGGTACCACTTCATTTAATCCTATGGATTATCTCTAAAGCTATAAGGCACAACCCTGTATGTTTTCATACATCCTCTAAGATAGGTTCATTAACTTCATTTAAAAGTTTTCACCAACCACTTTCTCTCTAAAAAAATCCATTAATTACTATTTCTCTTCTTTGGAATAAATTGATTTTATCATAGGTAAATATTTTTGTAAACTTAATTACCAATAGTTCCTTTTCCACTTTCTATTACTCATAATGGAAACAATTAATAAAATTATCCATCCAATTATTGTCCAACTTAATAAGATACATAAAAAGAATAATGGAATTTTAGCATTACCCTTACAATTGAAAAATGGAAGCAATAAAAACAATATAATAAATAATATGCCAATATTAATTATTTTATCTCCTAAAAAGGATAAATCAATAGAAAAAATTTCCATTAAGTAATACCTTGCAGGCTCTACCAAAACCGTTGATAAGACTAAAGACATAATTGTCACTAAAATATTATATATAATATTTCTTATTCTTTTCCAAATTCGTTTTCGTCTTTTTTTCTTTTCTATTCTCTCTTCTTCTAGCTTTTCGTTAGAATAATCTTCCTTCCTTTTTCTATTATCTTCCTTTCGAAAATTAGAAAATCTACTTCTTGGTTTTTCTTTTTCTTCATCATTATTTTTTCTTGGTTCGTCATTTATGGAAGATTTGTCAAAATATTCTTTTTTCTTTTCTTTGTTCTTCTTAATACTATCAAAGAGGTTGTAATCTGACCTTTCAAATAAAATTCTTTTTTTTGTATCCTCTAAATCATCATCTTCAACATTATATCTACTGGTTTCGTCCTGATATTCAGCGTGAACTTTTTTGTTTTTATCTGTACTAATATCTATTTCTTCTAATTCCTCTTCAACTTCATCCTTCGATAAAAACTGACTAAAGTCATATTTCCCTTCTTTTTTCTCCATATCCGTTTCTATTTCATAATATTCAATTGTTTGTGTACTTTGACTTTTCTCTTTATTATTTTCTGTAAAAT
It encodes:
- a CDS encoding HD domain-containing protein; amino-acid sequence: MVREEEKTIEEFMLKFMDDSAHDIEHVYRVLNYSKIIASKYQNADKRIVIASALLHDIGRKVQFKNPEKCHAKEGGEIAYAFLKKIGWNERDCQHVKECIVSHRYRTKNKPVTIEAKIIFDADKLDVTGVIGIARTFLYQGYVNIPIYTVNENNMIHTGKKEDPSSFFREYNNKLKKVYNLFYTEEAREIAEINKKHSECFYNNLVEEITVARNMKFEGI
- a CDS encoding nitroreductase family protein, producing the protein MNEIIRQIKNRKSVRQYIEKDIPEEITNEILKAAIEAPSAGNQQLYSIIKVTDQKIKDELAILCDNQPFIAKASLVLVFCSDYKKWYDLYEYGNCQPRELGFGDMLLSISDTVIAAQNTVVAAESFGIGSCYIGDILENYEKVKALLKLPKNVLPITMAVYGYPTENQKVRNKPKRPSIKTIVHENNYKELKDEELVDLVRHNIGNNTFENWIGKFCKRKYNSKFSEEMNRSSEKYINEFKKDDGF
- a CDS encoding YkoF family thiamine/hydroxymethylpyrimidine-binding protein, yielding MCEIQEEKLISCQLSFYPLGKDKVNTEVEKVLELVVESDLDYNIGDMSTVLKGETSKIYDLLERITNITNSDFTMVITISNT
- a CDS encoding DUF169 domain-containing protein, giving the protein MPYIYKKKSVDNPGAPYDFDLIKDYNDIAEGVLELQRKIIGVKIVYDKEVYDSYKIDEPERKYSYCQMIRDAGNGIIKKSRLKHHMCDGGTTALALEPSNAHIENGSEYFSYDLYATAPSAKRMRKSIKSLHNDMGTTYGVVTGPLVKFKDLVPDIVLIIDRPYVIMRLTQGYVYNTGIKPEIDYGAMQAVCSELTVTPYLTGSMNISALCPSTRMLCSWKEEDMGLSLPYEEFINTIDGVIATSKATDSAPKRRSIVKRLEEANKELAEFFKK
- a CDS encoding MarR family winged helix-turn-helix transcriptional regulator is translated as MDKDFNMLVNFRQIIKFFEFSLQDIRKKYNLTKIEMDIISFLFNNPSYDTASDIVELRMLQKGNVSQAVDLLIKKELLIKKTDALDKRKIHLILTENSNNITEEISNAKLKFKQQIFKDFTTEELDTYNYLNNKIVNNVKTELGKDE
- a CDS encoding zinc-ribbon domain-containing protein gives rise to the protein MRCKYCGEKIEKDYKFCISCGKPIENFTENNKEKSQSTQTIEYYEIETDMEKKEGKYDFSQFLSKDEVEEELEEIDISTDKNKKVHAEYQDETSRYNVEDDDLEDTKKRILFERSDYNLFDSIKKNKEKKKEYFDKSSINDEPRKNNDEEKEKPRSRFSNFRKEDNRKRKEDYSNEKLEEERIEKKKRRKRIWKRIRNIIYNILVTIMSLVLSTVLVEPARYYLMEIFSIDLSFLGDKIINIGILFIILFLLLPFFNCKGNAKIPLFFLCILLSWTIIGWIILLIVSIMSNRKWKRNYW
- a CDS encoding class I SAM-dependent methyltransferase, whose protein sequence is MGKIIFDEFYEGYDEWYTTKIGKFVDQIETDLLFNCLNPKPGMKILDIGCGTGNISYKLANLGCKVVGIDISKKMLDKAKSKYKGESVEFYNMSSYNIDFSDIYFDAAISMTAFEFIYEPRKAYNEIKRVTKNNGAIVIGTIQKGGEWEKFYSSNVFNETAYEKARFKTGEDIKRLDKNSFVKKEECLYISPTAREDEFNFKNELIEKEKGKIGGFVCVKFKKKN
- a CDS encoding proline--tRNA ligase — encoded protein: MKMSKFYMPTLREDPADAEIASHKLLLRSGMIRKSAAGIYSYLPLGYRVVRKIENIVREEMDNFGAQEILMSALQPREIWDQSGRWDTFGPEMFKLHDRNSREFCLGPTAEEYFTTLIKGEIKSYKQLPLNIYQIQTKYRDEKRPRFGINRAREFLMKDAYSFDTDEETMKEAYMNMWRSYEVIFDRLKLNYKVVAGDAGAMGGNSSHEFIALSDVGEGVIFYSEDSDFAATDEKAEVYYSVDDSNITVLPMEKVTTPNCKTIEDVANYLEVPKSHCAKAIDLIVEGKPVLVFIPGDRELNMSKLVSYLGAPEHEIAMMNDEEIVNLLNSAPGFTGPTEKTPEDVRVIIDSRLTEMRNVVIGANEEDHHYRYANFGRDFNGEIAKDLLMIQEGDIDPNTGSVLKSARGIEVGNIFQLGTKYSKSLDAKYLDENGKEKYFYMGSYGIGVTRSVTAVVEQNHDEKGIIWPLVVAPYHVIVTVINSKNKEQIEVGNRIYEELVLKGVEVLLDDRKERAGVKFNDRDLIGIPLRITVGKGATDNIVEYSTRKEMVNKEISSEEAIEEVMKEISSELKYLDTFYR
- a CDS encoding LiaF transmembrane domain-containing protein; this translates as MQFIGIILVLIGVFSILGIFTDINMWYGLYDFWPILLIVYGIYRIIKKQKSTVTSYLLIGLGVLFQLDNLHLLTPKLSTLIWAATLILIGVILIFPSKSRKNKNNAGNNYEKNSKYNSSNKYYYETSDYYDDINKNKNKNYNSKENKKNYENKSYSYSNYSYGNNHGNDTTYDYRESNSQVYEDEFTEIESNLIDLSYTFGKNNIKILSPSFSGGDISTTFGETILNLQEVYPASQIIELYCNVYVGNLELIIPEDWSYVIIGKTHEEYKSNNEKCTLRIFYKNILGELIINQ
- the gltX gene encoding glutamate--tRNA ligase, whose amino-acid sequence is MSDVRLRFAPSPTGYLHIGGLRTALYNFLYAKQNGGKFLLRIEDTDRTRYVEGAIENLLHELSWAGITVDEGVVLDEEGKPVSKGDCKPYIQSERVEKGIYNKYIDKLLEEDKAYYCFCTQERLDKLREQQKADGKVPRYDGLCRGISLEEAKKRVAAGESHVIRMKLPANKDITFHDAIKGNVTINTNDMDDQVLIKSDGFPTYHFAVVVDDHEMGITHVVRGDEWLPSTPKHVYLYEAFGWEAPEYVHLPTVLSKSGKKLSKRTGDVSVGDFREMGYLPEGLINYLALVGWSPETNEEILSLDELIKQFSFDRVSKSGGVFDKEKLDWVNGHYIRAMEIPELAEKVKPYLVKAGFISEDISKDKLELITLTFQESISKLSDIVEQSEFLFADKIEIVEEDAKEMASGEQVPALIEAFKNELEQVDEIDEEFAKTVMKRIQKATGVKGKNLFMPVRAILTGNVHGPELVHVIQILGKDGILKRLNDFQIA
- a CDS encoding MATE family efflux transporter — encoded protein: MNEDRDFLGTEPLGKLLRKLAIPTVVAQIINMLYNLVDRMYIGHIPEEGHLALTGLGVCMPIIMIVSAFAALVSNGGAPRASIFMGKGDSESAEKTLGNSFFLQIIVSIVLTIVLLIWNRDFLMAFGASENTIEYAVDYMNIYAIGTIFVQLTLGMNAFITAQGFAKIGMYSVLIGAVTNIVLDPIFIFAFNMGVKGAALATIISQALSCIWVVSFLLGKKTFLKIKPKYFKLQANIIIPSLTLGLATFIMQASESIIFVAFNSSLLKYGGDIAVGAMTILTSVMQFAMLPLQGLGQGAQPIISYNYGAKNKERVLGGFKLLLKYSLIYSLSLWAFVMIFPKLFASMFTNNIELINYTKTALRIYLAVLFIFGIQIACQMTFTSLGNAKESIMVAITRKFVLLIPFIYIMPRVFTSNKAFAVYAAEPVADILAVTFTVLLFRKQFKKALDKI